A single Catharus ustulatus isolate bCatUst1 chromosome 7, bCatUst1.pri.v2, whole genome shotgun sequence DNA region contains:
- the EEF1B2 gene encoding elongation factor 1-beta translates to MGFGDLKSAAGLRVLNDFLADKSYIEGYVPSQADIAVFEAIAAPPPADLFHALRWYNHIKSYEKQKASLPGVKKALGKYGPADVEDTTGAATDSKDDDDIDLFGSDDEEESEEAKKLREERLAQYESKKSKKPAVVAKSSILLDVKPWDDETDMAKLEECVRSIQADGLVWGSSKLVPVGYGIKKLQIQCVVEDDKVGTDMLEERITAFEDYVQSMDVAAFNKI, encoded by the exons ATGGGCTTCGGGGACCTGAAGTCCGCCGCGGGCCTCCGCGTCCTCAATGACTTCCTGGCCGACAAGAGCTACATCGAGGG GTACGTCCCTTCGCAGGCTGACATTGCAGTCTTCGAAGCGATCGCTGCCCCGCCGCCTGCAGACTTGTTCCATGCTCTCCGGTGGTACAATCATATTAAGTCGTACGAAAAGCAAAAGGCAAG cttgcCAGGAGTAAAGAAGGCTTTGGGAAAATATGGTCCTGCTGATGTTGAGGACACAACAGGTGCAGCCACGGATAGCAAAGATGATGATGACATTGACCTTTTTGGATCTGATGATGAGGAG GAAAGTGAAGAAGCAAAGAAACTGAGGGAAGAACGTCTGGCCCAGTATGAATCAAAGAAGTCCAAAA AACCAGCTGTTGTTGCCAAGTCATCAATCTTGCTTGATGTGAAACCTTGGGATGATGAGACAGACATGGCCAAACTAGAGGAGTGTGTTCGAAGCATTCAGGCAGATGGCTTGGTCTGGGGATCTT ccaAGCTTGTACCTGTTGGCTATGGTATCAAAAAGCTTCAGATCCAGTGTGTTGTTGAAGATGATAAAGTTGGAACAGATATGCTGGAAGAGAGAATAACAGCTTTTGAAGATTATGTACAATCAATGGATGTAGCTGCTTTCAATAAGATTTAA
- the NDUFS1 gene encoding NADH-ubiquinone oxidoreductase 75 kDa subunit, mitochondrial: MLRLLAVPRTLAGVTQSSRVCGRTTATAASNQIEVFVDGHPVLVNPGTTVLQACEKAGVQIPRFCYHDRLSVAGNCRMCLVEIEKAPKPVAACAMPVMKGWNILTNSEKSRKAREGVMEFLLANHPLDCPICDQGGECDLQDQSMMFGSDRSRFRESKRAVEDKNIGPLVKTIMTRCIQCTRCIRFASEVAGVDDLGTTGRGNDMQVGTYVEKMFMSELSGNIIDICPVGALTSKPYAFTARPWETRKVESIDVLDAVGSNIVVSTRTGEVMRILPRLHEDINEEWISDKTRFAYDGLKRQRLTQPMIKNEKGVFVYASWEDVLARVAGVLQAVEGKAIAAIVGGLVDAEALIALKDLLNRVNCDTLCTEEIFPTAGAGTDLRSNYLLNTKIAGVEEADVLLLVGTNPRFEAPLFNARIRKSWLHNDLKVALVGSPVNLTYTYEHLGESPQILQDIASGKHPFSEVLNHAKKPMVVVGSAALQRDDGAAIHAAVSTIAQNARARSGTGADWKVMNILHRVASQVAALDLGFKPGVEAIRKNPPKVLYLLGADSGCITRKDLPKDCFIIYQGHHGDVGAPMADIILPGAAYTEKAATYVNTEGRAQQTRVAVTPPGMAREDWKIIRAVSELAGLTLPYENLDEIRKRLEEVSPNLVRYDDVEEANYFIQANELAKLVKQQLLADPLVPPQLTIKDFYMTDSISRASQTMAKCVKAVVEGAHAVEEPSIC; the protein is encoded by the exons ATGCTTCGACTGCTTGCTGTCCCCAGGACCTTGGCTGGTGTCACCCAGTCCTCCAGAGTATGTG GGCGTACAACTGCAACAGCAGCCAGCAACCAAATAGAGGTGTTTGTGGATGGCCATCCTGTGTTGGTGAACCCCGGAACCACAGTACTGCAG GCCTGTGAAAAGGCTGGAGTTCAGATACCTCGTTTTTGTTACCATGATCGTCTCTCTGTTGCTGGCAACTGTAGGATGTGTCTTGTGGAAATAGAGAAAGCTCCAAAG CCCGTTGCTGCTTGTGCCATGCCAGTTATGAAGGGCTGGAATATACTGACAAACTCTGAGAAGTCCAGGAAAGCAAG AGAGGGTGTAATGGAGTTTCTGCTGGCAAATCACCCACTGGACTGTCCTATCTGTGATCAGGGTGGAGAATGTGATCTACAG GACCAGTCAATGATGTTTGGCAGTGATAGGAGCAGATTCAGAGAGAGCAAACGTGCTGTGGAGGACAAGAACATTGGCCCATTAGTCAAAACCATCATGACTCGGTGTATACAGTGCACCCGATGCATCAG GTTTGCTAGTGAGGTTGCAGGGGTGGATGACTTGGGAACAACTGGAAGAGGAAATGATATGCAAGTTGGTACTTATGTTGAGAAAATGTTTATGTCTGAGTTATCAGGAAATATTATTGACATCTGCCCAGTTGGTGCTCTTACCTCCAAGCCATATGCCTTTACTGCACGCCCATGGGAGACAAG GAAGGTAGAGTCAATTGATGTTCTTGATGCAGTTGGAAGCAACATCGTAGTGAGCACGAGAACTGGGGAAGTGATGAGAATTTTGCCAAGGCTGCATGAAGATATCAACGAGGAGTGGATATCTGACAAAACCAG GTTTGCCTATGATGGTCTGAAACGTCAGAGGCTTACTCAGCCAATGATCAAAAATGAGAAAGGAGTATTTGTTTATGCCTCATGGGAGGATGTATTAGCTCGTGTTGCTGGTGTG ctccaggcagTGGAAGGTAAGGCAATAGCAGCAATTGTAGGAGGGCTGGTGGATGCAGAAGCACTAATAGCTCTGAAAGACCTACTGAATAGAGTGAATTGTGACACGCTCTGCACTGAAGAGATCTTTCCTACTGCTGGAGCTGG CACAGATTTACGTTCTAACTACCTGCTGAATACTAAGATTGCTGGGGTGGAGGAGGCAGATGTCCTCCTTCTGGTTGGCACCAATCCACGCTTTGAGGCACCGCTTTTTAATGCTAGAATTCGAAAGAG CTGGCTTCACAATGACTTGAAAGTGGCCCTTGTTGGCTCTCCTGTGAATTTGACCTATACATATGAACATCTGGGAGAGTCCCCACAGATACTTCAGGACATTGCTTCTGGCAAACATCCCTTCTCCGAG GTGCTCAACCATGCCAAAAAGCCAATGGTGGTGGTGGGCAGCGCAGCCCTGCAGCGCGATGACGGAGCTGCCATCCATGCTGCAGTTTCCACCATTGCACAGAATGCCAGGGCCAGGAGTGGTACTGGTGCTGATTGGAAAGTCATGAACATCTTACACAG GGTTGCAAGCCAAGTTGCTGCTTTGGACCTGGGTTTCAAACCAGGAGTGGAGGCAATTAGGAAAAATCCTCCCAAAGTATTGTATCTTTTGGGAGCAGATTCGGGTTGTATAACACGTAAAGACTTGCCAAAGGACTGTTTTATCATCTATCAAG GGCATCATGGGGATGTGGGAGCTCCCATGGCTGATATTAttctcccaggagcagcataTACAGAAAAGGCAGCCACATATGTGAATACTGAAGGTCGGGCCCAGCAGACAAGAGTAGCAGTAACACCTCCTGGGATGGCAAGGGAAGACTGGAAAATTATTAGAGCTGTCTCTGAG TTGGCTGGTTTGACCTTGCCTTATGAGAACCTTGATGAAATACGGAAGCGTTTAGAAGAAGTATCACCCAATCTGGTTCGATACGATGATGTGGAAGAAGCAAACTACTTCATTCAGGCAAATGAATTAGCAAAG TTAGTGAAGCAACAGCTTCTTGCTGATCCTCTTGTTCCACCTCAGCTCACAATAAAGGACTTTTATATGACAG attcCATCAGTAGAGCATCCCAGACAATGGCCAAATGTGTGAAAGCTGTTGTTGAAGGTGCCCATGCAGTAGAAGAGCCATCCATCTGCTAG